In one window of Prionailurus bengalensis isolate Pbe53 chromosome B3, Fcat_Pben_1.1_paternal_pri, whole genome shotgun sequence DNA:
- the HAPLN3 gene encoding hyaluronan and proteoglycan link protein 3, translating into MCPLLLLYLLPCVSGLPFYNGFYYSKPNGWNLGNGHGEGVFNGVRLVVETPEETLFSYRGANVTLPCHYHYEPALLSPRPVRIKWWKLSENGAPEQDVLVAIGLRHRSFGDYRGRVCLRQDREREVSLQIGDLRPEDYGRYRCEVIDGLEDESGLVELELRGVVFPYQHPQGRYLLNFHEAQRACEEQDAVVASFEQLFRAWEEGLDWCNAGWLQDASVQYPVTLARQPCGGLGLAPGVRSYGPRHRRLHRYDVFCFSAALKGEVYYLDHPEKLTLAEAKDACQEDGAQIAKVGQLFAAWKFRGLDRCDAGWLADGSARYPVVHPRPNCGPLEPGVRSFGFPDPRSRRYGVYCYRPR; encoded by the exons ATGTGCCCTCTGCTCCTGTTGTATCTGCTGCCCTGTGTCTCCGGGCTGCCTTTCTACAACGGCTTCTACTACTCCAAGCCCAATGGCTGGAACCTGGGCAACGGCCACGGCGAAG GCGTCTTCAACGGGGTGAGGCTGGTGGTAGAGACGCCGGAGGAGACCCTGTTCTCCTACCGAGGGGCCAATGTGACCCTGCCGTGCCACTACCACTACGAGCCGGCCCTGCTGTCCCCGAGGCCCGTGCGCATCAAGTGGTGGAAGCTGTCAGAGAACGGGGCCCCGGAGCAGGATGTGCTGGTGGCCATCGGGCTGAGGCACCGCTCCTTCGGAGACTACCGAGGCCGGGTGTGTCTGCGGCAGGACAGGGAGCGCGAAGTGTCGCTGCAGATCGGGGACTTGCGGCCGGAGGACTACGGGCGATACCGCTGTGAGGTCATTGACGGGCTGGAGGACGAGAGCGGCCTGGTGGAGCTGGAGCTGCGGG gtGTGGTCTTTCCCTACCAGCACCCCCAGGGCCGCTACCTGCTCAACTTCCATGAGGCCCAGCGGGCGTGTGAGGAGCAGGACGCGGTGGTGGCCTCCTTCGAGCAGTTATTCCGGGCCTGGGAGGAGGGCCTGGACTGGTGTAATGCGGGCTGGCTGCAGGACGCCTCGGTGCAGTACCCCGTCACGCTGGCCCGGCAGCCCTGCGGTGGCCTGGGCCTGGCGCCCGGGGTGCGCAGCTACGGCCCGCGTCACCGCCGCCTGCACCGCTATGACGTGTTCTGCTTCTCCGCTGCCCTCAAAG GGGAGGTGTACTACCTGGACCACCCTGAGAAGCTGACGCTGGCCGAGGCCAAGGACGCCTGCCAGGAAGATGGCGCCCAGATTGCCAAGGTGGGCCAGCTCTTTGCCGCCTGGAAGTTCCGTGGCCTGGACCGCTGTGATGCCGGCTGGCTGGCAGATGGCAGCGCCCGCTACCCCGTGGTTCACCCGCGTCCCAACTGCGGGCCCCTGGAGCCTGGCGTCCGAAGCTTCGGCTTCCCAGACCCGCGCAGCCGCAGGTACGGCGTTTACTGCTACCGCCCACGCTAG